ttttcattgaaatccagaaagtctttaatttcttttttttcccaaccaagttctcattgagtagagagttgttcagtttccatgggtatatgggctttctgatgttttttgttgttactgaagaccagccttagtctgtggttacctgatagaatgcatgggattatttcaatcttcatgtATATGCTGAGGCTTGTTTTGcaaccaactatatggtcagtttttgagaaggtaccatgaggtgctgagaagatgtatttttgttttatggtgaaatgttctgtagatgtctgttaaatacATGTGGTTCATAACCTTTATTAGTTTAccactgtctctgtttagtttctgtttcaatgtcctgtccattagtgagaatgaggtgttgaagtctcccattattattgggTGGGGTTCAATGCTTTAGTAACATTTGTTTTACGAATGTGGATTCCATTGCATTTGAAgaatacatgttcagaattgagactttcccctggtggattttttcctttgataataataaagtgtcctttcttatcttgaTAATTTTGGTTTATAGTCTATTTTAATGCATGTTAGAATGACAATTCCAGCTTGTTTtctgggaccatttgcttggaaaacttttctcCAGCCTTTTATTCATTGGTAATGActatctttgttattgaggtatatttcttgtatgcaacaaaatgctgcaTTCTTTTTATGTATCAAATATGTTAGCTTATGTTTTTTTATAGATGAgatgagtccattaatattgagagatattaaagacagattgTTGTTAGTTTCtattatatttggttttgtatGTGGCATTATGGGCATGTGATtctttccttttggctttgttgtgaggtGATTAATAGCTTATCCTTTCTTCAGTGTAGTGACTttattgtgttggagttttttttttcctagaagctTCTGTAGGGCTttattggtagatagatactgtttgaactttttgtcctggaatattttggtttcttcatttatattggttaagagttttgctgggaaTAGTAGCTTGCTCTGGCATCTGTATTCCCTTGGGGTCTCCATGAActctgtccaggctcttctggctcttagtgtctctgttgacaagtctggtgtaattctgacaggcttttctttatatgtaacttgaccCTTTTTCCTAAAGGCTGGGTCCtaccccattgatcactaattgtgaaaatgcctcacagctgtaCCTCATGGAGGCCTTTTCTCATCTGAGGTTCCTTTCTCTTTGTTAACTAACTTGTGTATtgttgacatacaaaaccagccagtactgGGGATAACTCTGACTTTTTGCCTACTTTTGAGacacttttcctcctactggggtCGCCTTATTTAGCCTTGATATGGGGTATATGACTATGCCATAAACTAGAAAGACAGACACCAAAGTAACAAGAGTAATCCTAAAACAACAAGCAGTTTTGTAAGCAGTTATTCTGAGAGAATAATGAAAAATTAAGTTTCTGAACATCTCTTTGATTCCAGAAATATATCTATTATCAACAGCGTCAATAatgaaatatagataaaaatcTTATTCActggagaaaaataatgaaacactTCATTCTAACACCTATTTTGatcctaagaaaaataaaattcactgagcataattttcttttaataaataagCCTTATGTCCTTTATTAATATTCCATAAAATATCCATTACATTAATTAATAGATGAGATCAGGCACATTCATTGTTGTACAGCCAAAGACTTAATTTTATACATAAgagattatttcaatatttatttctaatggaattctttaaagaaaaattaccCATATAGATACATTGAATGAATTCTATCACAGCTGCTTAAAATGGGTTGCTTTTTTTGTTACATTGATTACTAGCACCAACAGTGAGAAGACATTATTATTCAAACTCTACGAAAAACCTTATACATTAGATTTTCCATAGACTTTTTCATCTCTGAATTTCTCAAGGCATATATTAAAGGATTCAAAATAGGAGTGACAATTGTATAAAAAACAGTAATGGATTTATCAATTGGAAAGTTGTGAACAGGTCTAACATACATGAAAATACAGGGAACAAAGAAAAGGCCAACCACCATGATGTGGGAGCTGCAAGTGGATAAGgctttctgtctcccttcctgACTGTGAGTCTTAAGAGATTTTAGAATGATTCCATAGGAAATTATGAGAATGATAAAGACTAACATACATATTGCTCCACCATTGGCAACCACAGTGAGgccaataaaatatgtatcagTGCATGCAAGTCCTAATAATGGGTACATGTCACAGATGAAGTGGTCAATAACATTTGGACCACAAAAGGGAAGGTTATATACAAAGAGAAGTTGAGCTACAGAGTGGGTAAGGCCTCCAGCCCAGGAAACCACCAATAGGAGGAAGCAAGCCCTCCTATTCATGATAATCAAATAATGCAGTGGTTTACAGATGGCCACATAACGATCATAGGCCATCACCATAAGAAGGAAGACCTCAGCACCACCAAGTAGATGCTCTAAGAAGAGCTGAGTCATACAAGCCGAAAAGGAAATTGTTTTTCTATTACAGAGCAAGTCTATCATCAACTTGGGTGAAATAGAAGTGGAATAAACAGCATCCAGAAGTGACAGAtaggcaaggaagaaatacattggaGTCCCTAAGGAGGGACTGGCTATGACTGTCCCCACAATGAGCAGGTTACCTACTATAGTCACAATGTAGATGAGTAAAAACATGACAAACAATGCTTTTTGCCCAGCAGGATCTTGAGTGAGACCCAGGAGAACAAACTCTGTGACATTACTTCTCTGTCCCATTGGCCCTCTTAAAAGTCTGGATTTACTGATTAAAGGTCTTGAACAGAGTCTGCCATAAGGTTGGGATCTTGACCATCAGTTCAATGCCATTATTGCATTAAACTCATCATCACTATCTGTCCCATAGATAAccatttctccttcttcttccaaTGATCTCCAGACATCTTCTGTTAACTCCTTCCCCTCAGAGGATTTTGTTGAACCTACAAATGTAATGTCATATGTCAAGATGCAGTGGGTAGTTTACCTAGGGTTTTATTCAACTtgttattcttaatttttaacgAACCACCTGATTGACCAACTCCATATAttcttctctccttttcattCAAATACGCCATGTCTTCAATATTTTTTGGTTATCTACTGCTTTGGGTTTGGATTATTCTTACAGATTCAAGATGCATTATTAAAATAGATCTTAGGTAAAGTGAATTACTTCGATGTATATGATCAGGAAACAGACCAAGTGACAACAAAACGGAGAAAGCAAAATAAGCAGCCTAAGTGGTAAAAGGAATAATTATAGTAATAGTCAAAGGGAACAAATATAAAACAAGTATAGCAATTTGTATGCATAAAGCTGTCATGATAAAATGGATTACTGTGTTAATCTAAAATCTAattataaaaaactaaaaaagataTAGGTGAAgatctttcttcttgtttaaaatgtataagaaagcttctgtaagacaaaggacatagtAAGATaaattggcatcctacagattggggaaaattTTTTTTCACTAGCCccattgagggctaatatccaaatatataaagaactcaagaaattaatcatcaaaaaagccaaacaacccaatttaaaaaaatggg
This Rattus norvegicus strain BN/NHsdMcwi chromosome 3, GRCr8, whole genome shotgun sequence DNA region includes the following protein-coding sequences:
- the Or4a69 gene encoding olfactory receptor Olr704 isoform X1, with translation MGQRSNVTEFVLLGLTQDPAGQKALFVMFLLIYIVTIVGNLLIVGTVIASPSLGTPMYFFLAYLSLLDAVYSTSISPKLMIDLLCNRKTISFSACMTQLFLEHLLGGAEVFLLMVMAYDRYVAICKPLHYLIIMNRRACFLLLVVSWAGGLTHSVAQLLFVYNLPFCGPNVIDHFICDMYPLLGLACTDTYFIGLTVVANGGAICMLVFIILIISYGIILKSLKTHSQEGRQKALSTCSSHIMVVGLFFVPCIFMYVRPVHNFPIDKSITVFYTIVTPILNPLIYALRNSEMKKSMENLMYKKLTTICL
- the Or4a69 gene encoding olfactory receptor Olr704, which translates into the protein MGQRSNVTEFVLLGLTQDPAGQKALFVMFLLIYIVTIVGNLLIVGTVIASPSLGTPMYFFLAYLSLLDAVYSTSISPKLMIDLLCNRKTISFSACMTQLFLEHLLGGAEVFLLMVMAYDRYVAICKPLHYLIIMNRRACFLLLVVSWAGGLTHSVAQLLFVYNLPFCGPNVIDHFICDMYPLLGLACTDTYFIGLTVVANGGAICMLVFIILIISYGIILKSLKTHSQEGRQKALSTCSSHIMVVGLFFVPCIFMYVRPVHNFPIDKSITVFYTIVTPILNPLIYALRNSEMKKSMENLMYKVFRRV